AGAATATAGTTTCAAAAGAAGTTTGCAAAATGCTTTAGATCATAAGTTGATTGGACACCTCCCTGATAACCCGGACCACTGTCCGACAAACACCACACTAGCAAAGAATATAGCATTGACAGACTCCCCGACACCAAAGAGGGGAGCAGGTTCATTGGCTAGAAGAGGGATAGATATATCCGAGCATCTCTGACACCGAGGGAACGATGAGACTCTACCAAACTGGTGCAACTTGCACATCAGCGAGCTCCGAGTGCCCAAAGCTGCAATCCCTATGCTTGACAACTAAAATTGGCATGCTCGCGTCATTAAACTTGCCATAAAAAACATTCTGAGTTGCCATGTGTTCATGCCACATGTGTGGCACTTATCCGGGTCCTTCGCTAAAATATTGAGATGACACAGTAAATATAGGGGAAATGCTTATTTGCCCGACTGATTTTAATCGGAATTAAGCCGCGTCCTATGCACGCCACGCGTCACAGTGGGCCCGGGCACCGCTACCCTTTCTTCCTTATCCTCCCATGAGCGGAAGGGAACCATATATTTCTCGCGCGTTGACTCCTCTCTCTCCTTCTGCTCTTGATAAATCTCGCTGGTAGTTCTTCTCTCCTTCAAATCTGGAGAGAGGCCGAGAAGCTGCACCGCAGCGCAACATCCACGGCCAAGTTTGTGGGGAATGATTAGCGCTGCGCCGGCGACGGTGCTGCAACGCAGCAATCCAACCATGGCGCTCGCGCGACGACGATGCTGCAATGCATCAACCACGGAGCTGCTCGCCGGCGACGGTGCTGCAACGCAACAACTATGGTGCTGCTCGCCGACGACGGTGCTGCAACGCAACAATTGATGGCGCTGCTCGACGGCGACGGTGCTTCAACGCATTAACCATGGCGCTGCTCGCCGGCGACGATGCTGCTACGCATCAATCCATGGTGCTACTCGTCGGTGCCGGTGCTGCAACGCAGCTGttgggtttagtcccacatcggttgTGGGGGGAGACATAACACGACTTATAAAGGGCGGGGGTGTCCCCTCCTAACAGGCTAGTCTTTTGGAGGGAGAGGGCCCAAGGCCTGTCATAAGTCGGTGTTGCTCTCCGATTGGGCCTGGTGGCGCATGTGGGTCGGAAACGCTGGTGATAGCGGATCCGAGATTgcgtaacaagtggtatcatgagctaggttgatCGGAGGTCGCGGAGGAGTTGATCCAGAGGGAGCCGAGCGGAAAATCAGGCGCTGCGAGATCGAAGATCCAACCGTGCAAAAAATCGTCGGAGGAGGTCGCAAGCAAAGGCGTCTAGATGGGATTGCTGACGCGACCAAAGGACGATTAGGCGGCGGTGTTGATCTGGTCAATCGAAGTAGCGAGAAAGCGCGCTGCGGCAGGTCAGAATCAACGACAGTGTATTGCGGAGCGTGCGCGCATGTACAGCAGCGGGAGTCTCGCCAGATCGGATCGCGCGAGCGGCCGAAGCAAAGCAGCTGGAGGCGTGACCAGCAGGAGGCCTGGAAGCTGGGTGGGCTGCGGGCCGGGAGACGTGGTAGCCCAGTTTCGGCTGTGCGTATGCTAAGGCCGGGATTGCTGCTGATGCAGAGGTGTGCGAGTTCGTGTGATGCGATACAGGAGTTGCGTGAGATTTGTTTGTGAAAAAAAGGAGCCCGATGTGAGTCGTTGCATGCGATTGGAGttcttttttttttgagcatcagacacaagcgctcatatacacgcgcatacactcatccctatgaacgcacacatgcacaccctacccctatgagcacctccgagagactgagccggcatatcatcttgagatttacgaagtcatcgtagagCTCAATTAAGTTCTTGGGAGGAGCGTATTGCAGCAGTTGGAATTAAAGAAATAAAAGGTTGCGGAAGACTCACGTTAGTTTTGCATGGAAGTTGTTTCTTTTGTCAAATTTGCTGCTAATTGCACTTAGGGATTGTACATGGGAGTTAGCCGGAGAATCGTTATCAAAAGCAATGCCAAGATATGAAGGGCAGAGTACGCATAGGGCTCGAATAGCCTGGAATGTGTCGCAGATGTATCATGCATACAGAGGGTGTCAAAAAATGTATTGAGATGTGCAGGCGGACAAGACgcagggtggagcatggttgcaATCGGATtatttcggctgggtcggactggatTGTCCGATGGACTGACGTGGATGTTGGTCAAAGCAGAAGACGAcggtgatttcagcgacgacgacataAGAGCGTGCTGCTGATGGTGGCCGaattctggggcgtggaaacacgtggtgcaggcctgAGGCCTTGTGCGACTTCGACGAGACTATTGCGCAGGGTTGATTCAAGACCGTGTACACTTGAGAGCTTGAAGTCAACAAGGCGCAGGGTAGCATGGCGCAgctacatggagtcatgttgaaggtggagttaGAGTCTGATGGATGACTAcactctgtgctgatggaggggctacggcgtaaatgcatggagagtcgaagcctatttcagcgggatagcgagagacacgtggatcggactgggtaccaatggtctgatggagacgtgatactcggcatcggtcggtgatgatcggtggttctctgcagtgggggttgaggcaatgtggctagctacccgggagactcgaccaggacagcagagaCTCGACGCgatgatagcggcgaggcgtgtgataagcacgggacacagcgacagACCAAGGCACTAATGGTGAGACGTGTGGTCAGACAAAGTGTTcaggggtgctgaagcagtgttgacgagtagcagattcaagttggtgactgggtctatcggtgccggttgatggacaggagttgaccaCAAAGAATCTGAGAAAGTGACGGAAAGTCTAAAATTGTCAAAAGCTGGgagagtacatggccgtatattctgtggtgttcagtgcacatggcaaagtgcggatgacaaatacagaaggaggcggagtgctatagctaTGGGACATGTCAAAGACTATCCGGGAAAagggtgagacaactgtgaatttgactcagggtgacacatggcgacggtgaaattccttcaagtttcagacaagtAGTCAAGAAAGAGCGGCgacgttgagttcaggtaactcttatatgtggcgtTCAATATGTGGATTGTTCATTTTCACGCAGACAGTggtcggtgtgtgatggcgttgaacgAATTCTCCGGAAAttgggagcacaaagtagagtaatGAGGAACCTAATTTTGCTCAAGTAttgactgtgaagaagacgagaagggactacagttgcaggtggagtcacatggagtctgggagtaaCAACGGTGCTCATgacgtatctcaagtccaatgtacatggaggttcgacgcacggacgaattcaaggtggtggagaatattcgccaaggtggagtttgttagaattgtgtcgaatattattgtacaaggtagattacagttggacttggttttggactgtgtgtagacagggcAGGAGTTGTGTTCTAATAGGACacctgtatcctaggcctctcatatatatcggaggtagacacacgatgtaacctatgccaacataatagcacaggcacgcgggggagccggcggcgtgtgccggcgcccgggcggccagggtgcggtattgtgatggtgtcatggggaggagcgcccatagtcaggcctcgggatgtagccatattggtgaacctcgttaacaaatctcggtatcgtgcctcgtgtgattgcttggtcctcggtagatcaaCGGAGTGCTTCGGAttaattctaacaagtggtatcagagcccagGTGCCCGGAATAAATCTCGGTGGACTCACGGGTGGTCGGTCATGGTTGGTGGGCTGAAAACGCTGGTGTTAGCGGGCCCATGGATGACCGATGTGTGAGGAAAAGATTGttgggtttagtcccacatcggttgTGGGAGAAAACACACACGACTTATAAAGGCGGGGGTGTCCCCTCCTAACATGGCGTTGCTTGCCGGCGACGGTGCTGCAACGCAGCATTCCATGGCGCTGCTCGCCGGCGACATGCCCGCTGCTTGCCGGAGCTCTGTTTTTCGGCGACGGTGCTTCAACGACACACCATGCTCGCCGACGACAACCTATGATGCCGCGACCCGACGGATGGGAGTGATGATTAAAGGGAAATTGAGCGGCTCTAATTCATCCTTGTGGAGCAAATAGAACGGCTGGCTAGGCGGTTTAAAACTGAAGAAAATCAGCCGCCTGATTTGTAGCAGCGGCCTTAATGTAGTGCATGTTGATTTCTTACTACTTAGAGAAGAAATAAATATCTAGTCAGAAAGGAGAAAATCAACTCAAGTTAGCGAGAGTCGTGGGATGACGACGAATTTCCTCTGGGATTAGAAAAGGACCCAatcgaaaaaaaaagaaaggaaatcgAACAGTGGAAAAAGGAGCGGCCCGAGTCCAACCCTAGCCGCCGAGCCATTCTCCACTTTCTCCCGCACACACACTCTCACCCAGACCTAGACCTAGACCTAGGGTTGGCCACCATggaaccaccgccgccgcgccaccgcgaCTCGCCGCCGACGATCCCGGATGAGCTCATCGAagagatcctcctccgcctcccgcccgACGAACCCGCTTGCCTCCTCCGCGCCTCCGTCGTCTGCAAGGACTGGGCCGGCATCGTCTGCCGCCCCGGATTCCGGCGCCGCCTCCACGAGCTCCACCGGGCACCCCCGGTGCTCGGCGTCCTCCACAACTGGGAATTCGATCCCATCCGCCGATTCATCTCCACCACCGCATCGTCCTTCTCCCTCGCCGCCCCGGACTGCCTCGACTGGCGGGCCCTCGACTGCCGCCACGGACGCGCCCTCTTCTTCCCCCAGGAATTTGGTGGTCTGGAACTACTCCTGTGGGAGCCAATCACGGGTGCCCAGCAGCGCATACAGCTGCCCGCCGAGTTCCTGAGCGACTGCCCGACCGCGGCCGTGTTCTGCGCGGCGGACGGGTGCGACCATTCCGACTGCCTCGGGGGTCCTTTCCGCGTGGTCTTCCTCTTCGCCGTCGTGTTAGACGAGGAGACGCACGTCACGTCGGCGTGCATTTACTCGTCCGAGACTGGTGCTTGGGGCGAGCTGACCTCGGTTCACTGCAACATCGAGTTCTCCATGGAATTCACAGGAAGCTACAGCGTGCTCGTTGACAGATCTGTGCTGTACTTCATGTCCGACGGCAACGCGGATAGTGCGTCGGTCGTCGAGTATGAATTGGCAAGCCGCGAGCTGACTGTTTTCGGCCTACCAGACAAGTACTACGGCCATGCATATAGCCTCGTGCTGTTGGAGGACGGTGGAATCGGATTAATCCAATACTTGGATACGCGTCTCAAATTGTGGAGAAGAGAGGCGAGTGCTGAAGCAGGGTGGGTGCTGAACCGGGTCATGTGCTTGAAAAGTTTCATCCCAATGCATGCTCTCTTGGATTAAGAATATAGAGTGCAAGTGCTGGGCTTTGCTGAGGAAGCAAATATCATTTTTGTTGACACAGTTGTTGGCCTCTTCACAATAGAGCTACAATCGGGGCATGTGAGGAAGGTGTGCCGTGATACTGATCGAGGCTTCCGTAGTTTGATCCCAGTTGTCAGCTTCTACACTCCTGTACCCCAAGGCAAGCACCAGAATCTGCCGGCATCGATGCCTAGTGAGGAGGCAGGTGGTGAGGATGGGGGAGAGGAAGAAAAAACAGTGGATCAGGCACATCAATTGTTGAACAAGGGGTCCAGTGCTACCAAGGAAGTTGACTTTATCAACACCTTCGAATACATCATCCATGACCTCGAGATCAGGTTAGGGCTCTACTCTTGAACTCGCCACCTATTCCGAGCCATGCACAAACATTTGTATGGATGGTATTGTCAAAAGGAACTTCTATCTAGTTCGGTACTCTTTTATGGATCAGCTGGTAGTTTCCATGTGTCCTTACTCCTTAGTTGCTTTGGGCCTTTGAGTTTTGTAGTTTAGGAGATGTGTATAGAGTTAGGACGGCATTACATGTTCTACAATTAGGTGGTTGCCAAGCGATGTTTATCTTTCTTTTGGTCGGTGCGAGCCCTACTATGCTGGAGTTTGTGCGGCTAAGTGAGTCCAGTTAGCATTAGTGCTATTCAATAGCAATACTATAGAGTTAGGACTTGCATCTTTTGTCAAGATATGTGTATTGTGCCATGCATTTAATCAAAGTGCAATTATTGAAGTGATAGATGTTATCCTATTTCTATTTGAGAAGAGTTATATGCCTCTGGTGCTGGCTTATTGTAAATATCTCATCGATGTGCCATTTATTTGTATGGTACCTCGTAATTCTGTACAAACACTAGCCAGTTGTTGGAAATGGAACTCGACAGAACATATAGCAACTTGGGTCATTAAAACAGATGATGGAATAATTGTAGCTGCGCTATAAAACTttcatggccttttgtcatttataACCTTAACAATTATGACTGAAAATTTATGCCTTTGTTTTCACCCAGGGTTCCGTgttatggagaaggtgttctggaggGTGATGGCACACTCAACAAACATGGATGTGCCTTTCTACCCAATGATTCTTCAGGTGATGTTCCCAAGAGTGCAGCGAATTTATGCCTTTGTTTTCACCTAAGGTTTCCAGGAGTTTGTGAATGTACAACCAGGAGAGAAGATGCCGGGAACTCAACGACCTCTGAAAGCAATGTTGACGATTCTCCACCGTTGGAGAAAGGTGAGACTAAATAATGTACTGTATCTCATTGTTCTTCCTCGGCACCATTGTCAGTGCCAGGGCTGCACCATTGTGTGGTGAAATGCAAAATTTCTGCTGGGGTTGCATTGTTCTCTAGGCTTTGTATGAAATGATTTCTCAAAGAAGTTGTCAAATTAACTCAAGCCAAAATTTTAACGTGGAGTTGCGATTCACCCGAGAAAGTCATATTACCCACATAAACAATGGTCATATACTCCTGCATGTGTGTTTAGTCTTGGAACTCAATAGAACTTATATCTTGAATTTACAACATCATATAAGTTTTACTAGTGTTGTTAATATAGATATTAGATGATGTTGGAGAATACAATAGACTTCATAGTACGCTTGTTTTATTGGTTGGATCATATTCTCAACGTGTATGCCAGCTACTTGCCTTATAAGTTTATATATACTTATTTAGTTATTTTTATCTTTCTTACCACATTGGCGGCTTTATTATTTTTTGTTTCTTGCATTAACTGTCTAAACTGTGTACTTTTATCAGGTAGATTTTGCTGCATAAAAGTTACTTCTGTAGCAATCATGTGTTACAAATTTACGTAATAATGTCAATATCCAATGGTAGTCGGTTGTGTGCTAGGCTAAGGAGAGGCTCTCAGGCAAGATAGAAGAGCTATTCTTTTAGCCCTTGCTTGCTTTATTCCTCACAAGGGCCCTCTTTATATAGAAGCCTAACAATCCGATCTAAGTAACAAATCATGGATATTATCCCAAATTGTCTAAGGCTCAAGCTAAaagatactccctctgtcctaATTCAAATGATAAACTCCTATCTGAGAGATCACAGGAATCCTCTCCCTAACTTGGTGCTCTGTGGGCCAACTAGACGTACATAACATTATTCAGTGCTACAAAGGCAACTTGTGTATTCCATGTACATACATAACAATGAGATGATGCAGACAGTCAACTAGATGTACATGACTTGGTTCTCGGTGGGCCAACTAGACGTACATAACATTATCTTTGTTACTATCACCTTTGGAGATACTTCCTTCCATTGTGTTCTCCTATATGCCTAGAAAACGATAAGGAGTATATCCCAAATTCTCACTGAAAACTGAACTGTCTATCAGGTAGCTGTCCGCAAGTTAACATGTCCTCTTTCGCTTGTTCTTCAGAGCAACAACAAGAGGAAGGTAAAACAAAGAAAAGTGAAGAAGGTAAAAGCAACAGTTTGTGTATATTACTGCCTTGTTTTACCATTAGTTTTCTGTTGCACATGAGAATTACTGTCAACAGTCCATGGGCTGTTGAAAATCATTAGAATTCATAATGACTGGATTTAAATGGTTTCAGAAAGTGCAGGCTGGCCAGAATGAACCTGAGGACATTGACCCTGCTGTTGTTGCTATGATGTGTTTCGGATGTCGAAGAAGTGAATGCTTTCAGGTGATGTGTCTTTTCTTTGAAGAAGACATGGTCATCGGCTCATTGCTATATGCTCCTGGATCTCATCTGTGATGCAAAGCTTAATATTGGAACGATGAAACTCTGTAAAGGACCGTGACTTTGTGCTGTAACTTGGCAATCATTTGAGAAACATTTCATCTTTGAGAGATGTGATAACTATAGGCCGCAAGAAAACAGTTAGCACTTCAAGTACTCTGTTGTTAATCTATTTCTCAAGACTTGCTTCCTGTACTGTACTGTCACTGGTTCTTTGTTTGGAAAATCTTTGAAATTATTTCATTTTATAGTGTGTGCATTATCTTATAGCTGCTGAGTTGGAATTAATCTCCTACGACTTGAAAAACTGTATGCATTATCTTACAGTTTGTGTGCAGTGATGCTTAGCATTCGAATAGTTAGCTGCTCGGTAAATGATATGTTTGCATGTTTGGAGACAAGTAGTGGTATTATTCGTCTTTCCAAATCAACATTTGTAATTTGTATCTCGCTTAATTCTGCAACGTAACAACCAGATGTTTCAGTGTCACATTTCCTTTCCTTACTTGCTGAAAATCAATGCTGACTCTACGCGGCCCTTTTTTTAAGTGGGAGATAAGCAATCACATCATAAGAATTAGATTCTTCCTGTGAAAATTATACAGTCCATTTGGACACTCAACCATTGGTAGCAAATCAGACGATTGGTGCTTATTAAACAGACCATCACAACAACTGATTGTCTATACAAGTACTAGGATATAAGGGGAAAAGGCTATAGGTCGATGAACCATTTCGTCAAGATAAATAAATTGACATCGCAACCAGTAATAGATGTGCGTGAGACAATGTCTTCATTGTAGAAAGCAGGACCCCCACAAGAAAATTAGCACACAAAAATCAAttgaacaaaataataataatttttGAACACAATAAATATGATGATTATTTAAATTATTAGGGCCCctttggttcaaataatttcatagGAGAGGATTCCATTCTTTAGGAAAATTTTCATATAAAGCttgtttggtttgtaggaatggaaatCATGAGATCACATGGACTACTTTGCATGCAATTCGAAAGGACAATTTCAATTGACTATATTCTCAATAGGAATTCCTATGACAGCTATATAAAGCACCAAATTCTTAAAGAAAGTTTGCGCATTCTTCCTAGCAAGCTACTAAACAGACTTGCACTATACAATTTCGTATTTTCAATTCATGTAAGACTTGTATGGCATGAAAAGCCACTACGTTTTCCATATTCCAACATTTTTAGAGTCTTGCGAACAAAATAGGCCCAAGAACACTCGATTAATAGCTATTGTATGTTTTCATAAAAGTGCAAAAAACAAAGAGATCTTGCAAATGGAAAAAACCAAACAAAGCTCCCACTTGTTTGGTGTCTAGCTAGGTGGAATGAGGAAACCAATGAAGCGCCCATCCCCGCTTGGCGTGCTGTGATGGGCGGGCTAATGTGTGATGTCTCAAATAGAGGAGTTGATCATTAGTGAGCGTGTGCCCTCTTTCAAGTATTTTCCGCAAATTCTATTCCTTTGATCAATGGTAACTGAGAAGTGATGACCATGCTTACTTTTGGATCATTAAACTATCAGGACTAGGCTTTTACACCGATAAAGATTTGAGTTGGGGCAGGCCGTTCATCTTCGTCGAGATTAACTGAAGTTATTAGAAATTTATCACACTTTGCCATCTATTGATGCAGCTGATTTTTCTAGGTAACATTCACATTTTGCAGAAAGTGAGGGACTATGATGGCACATACATTTAAGCAACTAATGCGGTAAATAACTTATGTTGCAAAGAAAGAGAAGTTTGCTAGTTTCTAGAAAACATGTAACCTATACATGGTGGCAGAATGAGAGATTGCTACATTACTACTACTACAAACCCGTAGTTGACGGTAGTCTCCCGGAGAAGCAATTTGTCTTATAGTTGCACCTCTATTTTGCAAATATCTCAACGTGAGGCCACCTAATATTTATGGACGGAGGCTATGACTGGAGGGCAACCTGGGCGGGTGCCCTAGGTAAGTACGCAAGGTGCCGATGTGCGACACCTAGCAGCACCATCCCCTATGGGCCCCACTTTTATCcctttcttcatgacttcatgAGTTCCTTTCAACCGTTCGCCCAATTTTTTTCCAACATTTTTATCTTTTGGGAAAGTTTCCTAAAATCAAAATGATCATGTAGGAAGACATCCTTATGGCATTTATTACTAGGTTAGTCTATAGAATAATTAATGATCTGCAATTAAAAAATATGTCATTAAACTTAAAAACAATCGATAAGTTTGCAACATATCATACTACGTGTTAGCATTCTCTTGTATTTTTGGGCACTGGTTCCTTGTGTGGACAAAGGCACGCTAGTCACTagttatgatccgacaactccgAGTGTTCATGTCCGGTACCTCTGGCATTACCATGATTCCTGAGGTATCTTTGGACAACTCTGTAACTTCGGGTGCTGTTGCAAACTTCTAAGAATGTTGTTTTCCGTCCTGATCACTTCAAAATTTGAACATGTTTGTATTTCCGGGTATGCTTGCAAAAACTCCCAAGCACATTGCTTTTTCATGCAACCCCTAGATTTTCGCCCCTTCAGAGGAAAGATGCTTTAGAGGGTTGAGAGACTACTTGCATTATTGTGATTCCCGAGGTATCTTTGGACATCTAGGTAACTTCTGGTGCCATTGTGAACTTCTAAGAATGTCGTATTCC
Above is a window of Triticum dicoccoides isolate Atlit2015 ecotype Zavitan chromosome 5B, WEW_v2.0, whole genome shotgun sequence DNA encoding:
- the LOC119310517 gene encoding uncharacterized protein LOC119310517, producing the protein MEPPPPRHRDSPPTIPDELIEEILLRLPPDEPACLLRASVVCKDWAGIVCRPGFRRRLHELHRAPPVLGVLHNWEFDPIRRFISTTASSFSLAAPDCLDWRALDCRHGRALFFPQEFGGLELLLWEPITGAQQRIQLPAEFLSDCPTAAVFCAADGCDHSDCLGGPFRVVFLFAVVLDEETHVTSACIYSSETGAWGELTSVHCNIEFSMEFTGSYSVLVDRSVLYFMSDGNADSASVVEYELASRELTVFGLPDKYYGHAYSLVLLEDGGIGLIQYLDTRLKLWRREASAEAGWVLNRVMCLKSFIPMHALLD